The following is a genomic window from Rhododendron vialii isolate Sample 1 chromosome 9a, ASM3025357v1.
GGGGTATACCACTGTGTTATACCCATTAGACATAACGTACCACCTCATTCTCATCACTGCAGGCAAACAATTGCTAGGGGTGATTAAATTATTGAGAACTCCTTTTTCATGAAGCTTACACAACCCAAGGAACCCATATTGTATTGGAAGAGCTCCAATAAAGTAAATCCATGCCGATTTGGCTACTTCCAACAATAGTATAACCTATAACTTCTAGAATCTGAGTATTGTTCAAGATTGTTTGGGTTTATAATTGATACTAGACTCAACACCCACGACTTCACTGATCCAACTAAGCATGTTAAGGGTACTGCCCGAAGTTTCTCTAGGAGTGCTAAGGGTAATTCGGTAATTGTGATGATTCTAAAAACCCGGCAGTTGCTAAATCTTAGTGTCCCTTTGTAACTATTCTTCCTCTTTCCGAACTTAGTGAAAACTGACATGATGATCTTCACGGGCTTGATTCTTCTTCGCACCATTGTGTGCATGTGTCCAGTTTTGTTTGTCGACAAAGATGATCTGCTTTCCTACTGTGGTAGCCTAAAGATTGGATATTTATGGTTTAGGTCTCACCAGCTGCTGGCATAATCAAACCTGACCAAGTGGTGGAGGTGTCAGTACGGCATGAAGAATTTCATACCCTAGAAGAGTTCGTTGATGGGGGAATCCCACAGAGCTGGTGGTCTGAGGACACCCGAGACAAGGAAGTGATTTTGCTGGTGAGTGTTAGAGGCAGTTGCTCGattgaaatgaaaatccatAGGGTTCGTGTGCGCCACTGTTTCTCAGCCAAGACGGTCCAAATTGACTCGCGAAATAACAGCTCTAGAAGAAGCCAACCAACTTCGACTGGGCTTCGGCATGTAGGCAGTGCCTCTGATATGACTGATGAGCTTCATAATTTACACGGTCTTTGAAGGTACATTTCATTACTTTGTAGATGTAGCAAAAAGCGGACAAATTTCGGGGCGGAAACTGTAGATGAGTATTATTATCTGCTGCAAAGCTATTTATTTTTCCCAGTAGGCAACAACGTAGTAAGAATGGCGATGTAAATGCATTTTTTGGTAGCATCAGGCTCGTTTTGCTATATTTCTGTTCTTCATTATGATTCATTGATAGAAGGTTTTGTAGTGTTTTGCAAAAACATTTTGACGAAAAATGTAAAGAGAAATATCATAAGGACGAAAAATGTAAAGAGAAATATCATAAGGAAGCTGTTGAAAGAAAGCACTTGCTCTTTTACTACGGTCTTGATTCTTGAACTTAGAAGCAAATGTTTGATtgtggactctctctctctctctctctctctctctctctctctctctctctctccatgataTTTGCACGTTTTTGTTCTTGAAACAAGTGTACACAAACTCCATATATTACGCCAAAGAACATCAACGTGAGTGCATACAGCTGATGCCATAAGCATTTTTTTACTACCAAATAGCAGCCAAAGACTTGAATAATTGAGAAACATACTAACAGTTCAAAAATCTCCGATGGCCGCCCTATGACTTGTGAGAATTGAGGACAATACAGGATTCTTAATTCAAAACTTGATCCTGAGGCCTATAATTTAGCAAAAAGGAAGTTTTTAGGCGGTGCTTGGATGCGGGGGTACTTGTGAAGGGAAGACAAAAGGTACAGAGAATTTTCGTCGACAAATGTGAGTGCTGCTTCTTACAAAATCAAACTAGTAGACACAGAAGAGCTAGagaaaaaatgcagaaaaaacaGTTGGTTAAACGATTTTATTGGCTACACTATCAACATATATCAACGTGCAATACGACATTTGCCCATAAAATTCAAATCTGTAGGCGTACGTGCAGATCCGAATACGTGATTCGTAGGAACACCTCATCTGTTATGGCTCATGACTAGTAATCAATCAACCAAACGAGGACCCAAATCTGACCTTTTCAATGAAAGGCACAGAGCGCCAAGGAAACCTTCAGTATAGCCACCCTTCAATACTTGACAGTGCAGAAAGCCAATAATCGCGAGATAAGAAGAGACATAGATGGCTCTCTCCAAATCTTTTCATCTCCTCCTAAACTGCATACATCCTCTTATTATAACTTTcgttcaacatctctgtatcaGATGCCACAGACATGGAGAATGAACGAGATAGAGTTTCGGCTCTCCTTATGTTCCTCATCTTTGTTTCTTCCATCCTATGCCGAATGACACAGAAGCACATTGAACCGATGGTAGCGACCATGATCACGCTACCAATTAGGGTTGTCGACACGGCAAGCCACTCTTCTTTTGCTCCCACCACCACATAGCTCAGAGAAATGAAGGCTATTGAAATGGAGAGACAAGCCAACCACATGAGCTTGTTAATCACAAAAACAAGTTGCTTCTTTGCCTTATGTTCTATCACAACCACAGACGTTTGAACTACAACCACAGCAAGGGAGATGAATAACGCTGCACTGTCGGACACAAAGAACACTATGAAAGCCGCTTTTCTAGCTATGTGAGCTTGCCCAAGAGAAAAACCTGACGTTTGCTCCTCAACATATTGGCCTGGTACAGTAAATATGGCGGCGAAAGCGACAGTAGCGATGAGGACAGCAACAACAGTAGCTGAATTAATGGCATTGTTTAGGCCGCTGATGTGGAGCTTTTCTAGCCTCTTTGCAATCTTCTTGACCCTAAAACCAGTCTGACGCGTCTGTTGAAGTTGGGACTTCACGTCGTGTTTTATGTCACTCACAGTTTGCTTAAGTTGCTTTGCCGGGTTTTGAGGTTTCCCAAGATCTTTGGAGTTCATGGCCCCAGATTCTCTTAAAATGGTGATGATTGTTGGATTTCCAAACTTCTCTGCAATGTCAAGGGGGGTGTCTCCCCCCTTATTCATCGCATTGATGTTAACCCCCTCAACGGAGAGGAGACAGCGAACCATCTGCAAATACATAAAGCATTTTCAGTAGTGTTAAAAGGCAGACTTTTGCAGTAGATCATCTGATACAGAAAATAGATATTCTTACTATAACAACACTTTGCACTGAACACTATGAGGTGATTTTGTTTGGATTCTATCCAAGAAAGAACCAACTTTCGTCTTCTGCATGAAATCATCACTACTATTGTGAATTGAGATACTCTTCCTCCCGCGGCAAATCGATCCACAGGATCCATGGGGATGGAAAATAACAAATAAGTTTACAACTCCCATGATAGAATTTGACGACAATATGGAGAAGTGGCATGCAGGAGGGAAAAtagaagaagcagaagaagaatTAACAAAAGTGATGTATTCCGTATGTTCTTATTGGTTAGCTCGACATAATGTAGACATGGTGAAGTTGAATCAACAATAAAATTAGTTCCATGTTTCCTTTTTTCAAATGTTACATCAAATTTGTGGAATGCATGGACCACCAAACATGAATTTCTATTTCAAATGTTCGGAGTTCTGATAATTGTTTCTATCATGACTCAGATTTGAGCCTTAGATCATTTAAATTATAATCATTTTTTATCTCTGACAAGTTAGCCTTTGTAGCTATATTAACCGATTGAATCCTTCACTTAATTTACATATGCAAGAATCGGATTAATTTAATTAGACATCACAAAATTGACATATCAACTATAAAACACATCACATCGAATGCATAAGAAACCCTAAGGTTGGTGGAAAGGTACTACCAAAGGCAATATGCAAGGCACACCCCACAAACAATataaaatgaagaagaagtagaGACGGGGTAAATGTGAAAAACACCTCAGCTTTCCCCTTTCCTGTTGCAATATGCAGTGCTGTGTTGCCCTTGTTATCTTCCAAGTTCAAAACTGTGGGGTCAGGTTTACCTAATTCAAGCACAATCTCCACACTCTGCCCTTTCACAGCCATGTGCAATGCAGTTTGGCCTTTCTTATCGATCCTCAAACCAATGCCTGAATCCTTTCTTAGTAGGGATTTCACCACTTCGACGTGGCCCATCCTTGCTGCAGTATGGAGCACAGTCTTGCCATTGTTTCGGGCTATCTTGGCAAGGTTTGAGTCGGTTTCCAGAAGCAAATTGACTGCATCAATATGTCCTTGAGCTGCAGCCGTGTGCAAGGCCGTAGAATTGGATGAATCAGTGGTCATAACCAAGTTGGGGAAAGACTGCAAAAGTTCCTTTAGTACCTCTGCAAATATACCAAAGAAAGGCTTGAGTCTTGACTCTAGAGCAAGAGGAAGAACAGAGCAAAACAAGAGAGATTTATAATTCACACATATTGCTTTGGATGTAAGGACGAAGTCCACCATCAAAATTTACACCCAGAAATGCTTCACCTGATGTAGGATGGGGCATTGAAATGAGATTTCACAGTATATTTACTTATAGCACGCTAAGTGTGTAGTTACCAAAGAATATGCCTAGCACGAGATGACTATGACACTCCGTCTAGCCTATTTTCTTCAATGGTTTGATCCATTTGTTCGTGCAGCCCCAGCAATCAAGAGAAGTTGAATTAATCAAATCTAGAACTCTTAAAAAACATGGGAACAAATGATGGAAGAATTTTTCCAAGCAATAGTGAGTCTAGGACTGGTGTCTAATACCATCACCAACAAACTCGGACCTAAAAGCCAATGTTGAAGTTGCCTTACAGATTCAACAAGTTTGATTGGCTAATACGAGTTGATTTTCTATCatgaaagaattgaggaaacaATAGCTAGTCCAATAGCTGCTTCAGTACAACTATTAGTAGCAAGTTAGTTGGCACCAAAGGCTGTCAATGAAATTCGATCTAAACAACAAAGCAAGCATATAATAAACAAGATGAGCAAAGAATGAAATCATTATCTTACCAATATGACCCTGTTTAGTCGCTATATGAAACGTATCCAATCCATTCTTGGCAGCAATAGACGCAGTTTGGAGGTCTATatgtttcaacaattcactaacAACATGGGCATGCCCATTCTCCGCAGCCACATACAAAGCCGTCTCTCCCTCTTGATTCTGCTTCGATATCAACTCTTTTACAACATCGGCATCAAACCTCTGCAAAATATCTCTTACCTTGCTCAAATTCCCTGCTCTCGCGGCCAAATGAAGAGGCATATCGCCCCGTTTTCCGGGcgactcttttattttcttcctgtCCCCACCAAAACTGAGCTGCTTCTCAAAGGCTATTCTAAAGCTCTTCTGCTTCTCCATCAAACCGCGAAAGCTCTTCTGCTTCTCCATCCCCCCACCGCGAAAGCTTTGCTGTTTTTCCATTACCCCATGAAaacttttctgtttttccattttcactCCCTGAAAACTAACCTGCTTTTCCATATTCGCTCCCCGAAAACTGTTCTGTTTCTCCATGATcaggcccacctctcacagaaATCACTGGGAACCCCCCAACAAAATTACAGTTTCTTCACTCAATACCAATTTTATATTCTTGCCAGATTCAAATGCTCCAgaagtgctttttttttttttgggttctgaTCAGTACAGTTGTTGTAGACAGTAGAAATCTCAGGAAATCGAAATAAAGACCACCCAAATAGTCAGATAGTTGGGTGGATTGGTCAGACCCAAAATCGCAATCAAGCCGATTTCagatgagaaaaaaattgagttgTACAAACAGAAAGGAGAGGATGATAAAAGTTACCTTGGTTTCATCAAGAAATCAAAGCTCAAATCCAGTGGCACTCCATACATGAACTTTCAACCCACAAAAAATCAAAGCCAGAAAGATACCAAGAGCTTCAAATTTGGAGGTGAACCCTACAACTGCCAAAGTGGTAACCAGATTCAGAGCTCAAAAGCTCCACTTTGGGTGAAACCCAGAAGCTCAAACCGAGAGAATCTTACTACAAGATCAAACCCATCCGGATTCAGAGCTCAAAAACTAACATTCGCGAAACACAGAAGCTAAAATTTAGATGATCTCAGTAAAAGACCAGACCCATCTAGATTCTCCGACCAGGAAGCCCAAAAAGTAACAATAAACAGTTTCCCCTAGTGCCAAGAGCACATaaaagatcaagaacacctcaTCCACATGTGGTGTACATAGAATACTTTGCTGAAAACAAAAAGTTGTCTCtgtatattttgtttgtttctctttctttaatCCCATATATAAGGTGGTattccattttccaaaaaaatattttttaaaaaaagaaggtaattttaaatttaaaaattatgtgtttacgaaaataatttttcgatcaatatgaattttgtttgataaatctcattaagatcttttaaacgttgcaaaaaaattaaaaaaatattttttattttcattatatatgagtttaaaattatcttatttttttaaaaagtattttttttgaaaagtgaaacgCCACATAAGTTGCTAATTTAACTCAGATTTCTGTGCTTATCCCCTAGTTATTGCAACAGTCACCACCATTTGGCCTCTTCATGTTAACACCAAAAACGCTATGACAGACACGTTCACGAAAGATTTAAAGATTGATGTGTCGAGAATAGTTCAATCGATGTGCATAAATTCAATGCTTTTCATGTGAGACTTAAATACATCGGATTCTTCCAAACGCATTTATACATTTGTATCTGGATATATACAACGACGGCTGTTATCACAGAGCATTGTGTTGCTGCTAACAAACGTAACCGAAAGAAGGATAGGAAGAGGGGAGGAAATTTCCAATTTCCCATTTCCGTCTGATGATGGATACTGACTTATGGAGTGTGATGGGTGGAGCCCACCACTATAGGATTCAGATCACCAAACGTGAATGGTATATTAATAAGATAATGGATCCAAGTGGTAAAGAACAAGGGtcaataaagaaacaaaaaggcGGCCATGATTATTGACACGATAAATTAGGGGTGTTTTGGCTTATAATATGCCGGATTAATTTTTTCCGAGAGTTAAGTTTTAGGTTATTGAGAGATTTGCCTTCCATAAAAGGAATTTtaggaaaaacaaaattatgaaccaaattaaatttttttgaataaaaataaaaataatttaaacagTCTATCTGATTTAGGGGTGTTCagacaaataagtcaaagtggcttattttttgtctttattcaaattttttttcgtttcacttagattatccttatttttttttggggattattgcatcttcatgacgagaggaatctaaaaagtataaaattttgatcgaaatccaatattttttgaataaagacgaaaaagtgatttattagcttatttttgtttttatgtggatttatttggctcatttttgGCGGGAAAGCCAATGACTTTTTTAGAAGAACAAGCTCTtagattctttttgtttttcgtgaatttttttcttcatagaTTCCTTCTATCAAGTACCGGTAAGTTCTCTTTCGGAATAAGTGCAAAAAACAATAACAAGTGACGttattaatctcaatcaaaatacattaaGCAGAAGACTTGTTCCTGGACAGAGAACCAAGCAACCACGACGGTGGGAATTCAGTCCAACGGCTATATCCCAAACCAGACAAATCTTTCCCAgccaaaaaaacacacacttcaTCATAAGCTTCATCGAAATCTAAtcgtaaaagtaaaataaaaaaaaaattctataacaTCATAAACCATTCTAATCTGTCACTAGTAGAACCACTATGACTACGACCACCAATTAAGGAGTGtcccttttttcttgtttgcgTGGATCGGATACATTGGCCTAACAGCCACCGAATCACTGGTAAAGAATTACTGCTAGTTTAATGAACCTGAACTTAATTTGCAACATTTTAAATGAGAGCTTTTAGGCGTAGGCTGCGATCCTCCAACCTCCATTAATCTTCTAACTTACGTGAGCATCTGTGTTTTATGACATAACAAAACTAGGGACACCCTTGGCATTTGATAATCGTTTTAGcatagaccaaaaaaaaaaaaaaaaaaagattgagaatTAGGGTTGCAATCATTTGCAATCTTGAGTTTTGCTTGGTTAAGAAACTAAATGCGTAATTGGAACGGTGAAATAAAGAGAGGGTTATATTTGGTCAGTTTTGGTGTTAATTGGTTTCCAAGTTTATAAACCGTTGCCGAATCGATTTGgttcagtttttccaaattgaaaACCGCCTTGACCAATCAAAGGTAAGAAACCAATCATTAATGTTCGGTTAAGATGGTTTAAGCAGTATAatcggtatttttttttattttcttaccctGATTAAAAAATGTCAGAAAAAATCTTCTCATATTTGTATAGGTTCACAAAAGTCAGCCCTAAAATTTGAAAGAGTATTAAAAGCACgtaacaaattatttttttaaagttgatcCTTATTTAaggtaattgattttagcactcaaTTTTTTGATAAGCGCACTCCAATATATGTCTTCTAATGTTCAAAATACACATTACAagaacactaaaaaataaatattaaagtgtaattatcaaaaaacgaagtgcaaaaatcatcgCCCTTATTTATTTGTATACAATCGCAAAGTTTGTTTCTTCAGGCGTCACCGCGTCAGTACTCAAGTTTTGaaagagagagttttttttttttaacataaagaGGGAGTTTTATTCATGagctaaactaatttttttttttttgaaaggagcTAAACTAAATTTGAGGGTACATTCCATATATATTTCGATGTAAAAAGTAGAGTGCACACGTGTAACATGTTTGAAATGGTGGTGATTTTTAGTAAACACGTTTGACTGGGACTCATATATATAAGCCTTGGACTCATATActtggaggtttttttttgttttattttaaaactcGATAGATGTTTAACTTACTTCTAAAGAGATGGGAGGGATACCGCTAAGCGGCATACAAGTGGGGCAAACCCAAAGAACATTAATTACCTCACCAAGTATTTGCGCTCCTAGCGAGAATCGAACTCTCACATTT
Proteins encoded in this region:
- the LOC131301818 gene encoding ankyrin repeat-containing protein At5g02620-like gives rise to the protein MEKQNSFRGANMEKQVSFQGVKMEKQKSFHGVMEKQQSFRGGGMEKQKSFRGLMEKQKSFRIAFEKQLSFGGDRKKIKESPGKRGDMPLHLAARAGNLSKVRDILQRFDADVVKELISKQNQEGETALYVAAENGHAHVVSELLKHIDLQTASIAAKNGLDTFHIATKQGHIEVLKELLQSFPNLVMTTDSSNSTALHTAAAQGHIDAVNLLLETDSNLAKIARNNGKTVLHTAARMGHVEVVKSLLRKDSGIGLRIDKKGQTALHMAVKGQSVEIVLELGKPDPTVLNLEDNKGNTALHIATGKGKAEMVRCLLSVEGVNINAMNKGGDTPLDIAEKFGNPTIITILRESGAMNSKDLGKPQNPAKQLKQTVSDIKHDVKSQLQQTRQTGFRVKKIAKRLEKLHISGLNNAINSATVVAVLIATVAFAAIFTVPGQYVEEQTSGFSLGQAHIARKAAFIVFFVSDSAALFISLAVVVVQTSVVVIEHKAKKQLVFVINKLMWLACLSISIAFISLSYVVVGAKEEWLAVSTTLIGSVIMVATIGSMCFCVIRHRMEETKMRNIRRAETLSRSFSMSVASDTEMLNESYNKRMYAV